In the Pongo abelii isolate AG06213 chromosome 9, NHGRI_mPonAbe1-v2.0_pri, whole genome shotgun sequence genome, tttaaaacttagctgggtgtggtggcatacacctgttgtcctagctactcaaaaggctgaggtgggaggattgcttgagcctaggatttcaaggttgcagtgagctatgatagtgccaccgtacgctagcctaggcgacagagtgagaccctattctttttttttttgagacagagtctcccgctgtcgcccaggctggagtgcagtggtatgatcttggctcactgcaacctccgcctccagagttcaagcaattcttctgcctcagcctcccgagtagctgggactacaagcatgtgccaccacacccagctaatttttgcatttttagtagagacgaggtttcaccatattggccaggctggtctagagctcctgacctcgtgatccacctgcctcggcctcccaaagtgctgggattacaggcgtgagccacagcacccagccgaGTGAGACCCTATTcttaaaacaacagcagcagcaaaaacAGTGTAAATAGTAATGCTATGGTTTAAGAATTTCAGGCTGAGCGCGGTgtctcatgcgtgtaatcccagcactctgggaggctgaggcaggtggatcacctgaggtccagagttcaagaccagcctggccaacatggtgaaaccctgtctctactaaaaataaaaaaattagctgagcatggtggcaggcacctgtaatcccagctacttgggaggctgaggcaagagaatcgcttgaacccaggaggcagaggttgcagtgagctgagatcatgccattgcactccagcctgggtgacaagagcgaaactcagtattaaaaaaaaaaaaaatttcaagttaCTCAGCCAGTCCCTTGCTCTAAGTCAGCAATATAATGACAGCCTTAAGGGTTTCCACCTACTCttcaaaatggaaaatgtattacattatcaaacattttatttaacccaatctATAAAATATTGCCATGCCAAcacataatcaatataaaaacttTATTAATGAGTTATTGCACGTTTTTaggtactaagtctttgaaatttgGTATGTTATTTTGTACTTGGTGTACATCTTAATTCAGTCTAGCTACTTTTCAAGAGCTCCATAGCCACATGTGATTATTGCCTGCCATATTGGGCAGTATACTTCTAGGCAGCATTGGGAAATGGACTTAAATATAAGTACTGAACAAATAGCTTGGTTCCTGTAGTCAACCATGTGATGATCAGATGTGACATACGCATATACTGGACAAAgcaacattgaaagaaaggagcaTATCCATTTCTTGTTGATCTTATTTATAGGCATAAATTCTCTTCTCCCCAATGTTAACCTTGCTTGAATTTCATCAGAGTTAACAGTGAGACTCAGCGGCTAGTGTCCAGTATCTCCTCTAGAGTGCTTCTTATGAATAGAAGTAACAGTGGCAGGAACACGTAAAGATGCCCTCCGCTGTAGTTTCCATTTCTTATAGTTGCTCTTTTCGGGAAATGTTAGTCTGCTTTCAAGAAAAAAGGACAGAGTAGATCATCTTTTTGCTGGTTCAAGATCTAGAATTAAGACAAGCTTGGGGACAGTGGGAAGGATAAGAGAAGAGAGgttgctctttttcttttgttcagcCTTCTCTTCTCTGTTCTATAAGTGCTCTAATACAAAGATTTTCTAGAGCTAAAAAATGTctcagtcttttttaaaaaccttatgtGGCTCCAGAGTTTAGCACAAAAACACACCCTTGCAGGCATGTCTTTCTTaccttctgtttttcttatatGGATGTGATCCATGTAAACGCTTGGAAGAATTCGAAGTGAAATCAAACAATTTAGATTGGAATAGTTGTCTATAATTTGAAATtactaaactttttttgtttcttttttagtaattttatgCGTCAGGAGTGTTTGGATTCCAGATTTGTATTCGATAGACCACTGCCTGTGTCTCGTCTTGTATCTCTAATTGGAAGCAGTATCCTTTTTATGTTAGCATTTATGGATATGAACTTTGAAGGGTTTTGATACTTGTGTTAATTATTAGGAATATAATAATAACATGACATAGGTAAGATTgtgaaaactttaaaacaacaaattggATTGCTCTTTCATTAGCCTTTATAAGGAATTTATATTTGCTAGACATAAATAAGCCCAACTTCAGGAAAATCATCTAAGCATCTTTTTAGAGGGGATTTAAAGTTTCTTAATGGTTCTAGATGTCCCAAGAAATCCTAGACCCCTTGTATCCAAAACAAATCAGGTTTTACATGGGAAGAAATTATTTTGCTGGCACTCTTTCTTAGGTTCTGTAGAAAGTCAAACATTTTATATTAGGCCAAAGAAATAGTGTCCTGTTGCATTATTTCTCTGGTGGATTAtgcaataattaaataataagccAGAGACCTAATAatgtataatttgaaaataaagacaGTACTTCATTCCTTGTTAAAACAAGCTCTTTAACCAGTCTAAGAGACCCAGATACCAACACAACGATATGGCCGGAGACCATATGGTGTTGGGCTGCTTATTGCTGGTTATGATGTAAGTTCATTGAATATTGTTATatgttaatgatttttttaattaactagaaatttttataatttttagttcaACCAAAGTAAATAATTATGTGgtgtatttatttctatttgtaggACATGGGCCCTCACATTTTCCAAACCTGTCCATCTGCTAACTATTTTGACTGCAGAGCCATGTCCATTGGAGCCCGTTCCCAATCAGCTCGTACTTACTTGGAGAGACATATGTCTGAATTTATGGAGTGTAAGTGAcagccttgcttttttttttttttttttttttcctcttccagtCTATATAGTAAATAAACATAGTATCCTAAATGCATAAAACTGTAAGTCTtatagaaagaatttttttttaaaaaattaagcccaTGAAGAGTTTATTGTTTCTGTCACATATACTAATTTTAACTTCTGGTTACCACAGTAATTTCAAGCACGAGTAgaactttttcaaaatataaatgtgttCCCAACCTTGaaaattctttattcatttggTCAAAAGTGTGCcctgtggagtggagagtggagaaCCACTGTACTACCTGCCAGTTGTAAGCTCTGTTCACTTTTAGTTTTCTGTTagtcttttgttattttaagccacacaGACATTTCTGCATTAGTAGTccataaacaagaaataaaaaggcagTGTAGTTGAGGGAGAAGAAGGTAAAAGAGGTAAGATGTTATGACAGGACAGGTTTTCAAGTGCTTTGCTTTGCATTGGAAGGAGGGTATCGGGTTTTACATTTCTCTTTGTCATCTTATCTGTTTTCTGGTGATGAAGCATTCTTTGGAGGAAATATTTGGGGTTTAGTGAATGCAGAGAAAAATAGTTTAATTGACATTACTCAAAGCAAACTGTTGTAGGATGACAATAGGTTTAACTTTGGGAAAAGAGGATTCCTTGGACAAATAGGCTTGGTAAATGCTGGCTTaaagtttaacattttaaattatggtaAATGGATTGGGGTCCCCAAGGTTACCCCTAAATTTGGAGATATGCTAGGACTTAAAGCACACAGCATATAGTTGTACTCCCAGGCAAGacttttaacaataaaataacaatacataGGTGGATCATTAAGGAAAAATACAGTCCAGAGGAATCTATGTGCAGGCTTCCTTATGCTCTTTCCTTCCCATAAGGAGTCACAGAGTACACTTGCAGCAATATGTATGTGATGTTTCTGCCCAGGGAAGCTCATTAGAAACTCAGTGACCAAAGTTTGGTTCAGAACTGCTCGTATCAGCACCCTCTGCCTAGCACGTTTCAATCTGGATAGGAAATTCCTAAAGATTGCAATAAATCTATAGATAATTTTGGGGAGTACTGCTACTTTGATGATACAAAGCATCtgatctatgaacatggaatatcttcatttatttaggtatttaattcgtttttgttttttttttttttccctgagacggagtttcactctttttgcccaggtgggagtgcaatggcgtgatcttggctcattgcaacctctgcctcccaggttcaagcaattctcctgcctcagcctcctgagtagctgggattgcaggcatgtgccaccacgcctggctaattttgtatttttagtagagacggggtttctccatgttggtcaggctggtctcaaactcccgacctcaggtgatccgcccaactgggcctcccaaagtgctgggattacaggcatgagccaccgcgcccagccaggtatTTAATTCTTTCACTgaggttttgtagttttcagtgtacaaatcaTATTTGtcttaaagtattttattatttttggtgctGTTGTGaacagaattgttttcttaatttcattgcaTATTATTCATTGCAACTACATAGAAatatagttgatttttgtatatcaatCTTATATCCTGCAATcttgctgaacttgtttattagttctagtcATTTTTTTATAGATTCCTGAGATTGTGTCATCTgggaatagagatagttttactttctcctttctaattgccctggctggaaCCTCTGGTACAATGATGAATAGAAGTTGCATGAacaaaccttctttttttttgttcctcaACTTAAGGGAAAAGGTTTTAGTCATTCACTGCTAAGAATGATGTTACCTGTCAGCTTTTTGTAGATGCCCTCTATCAGACTGAAGAGGTTCCTTTCAATTActagtttgttttgtgtttttattatgcaaaaattttagattttatcaCGTGCTTTTTATGCAACTCTTGAGGTGGTTATGCAggttttctcccttccttcagtGTAACTGAAAGTTACACTGACTTTCAGTTGTTAAACTAACTTATTCTTGGGATAAATCTCGCTTGTAtatggtatataatttttttaatgtgttgccaGGTTCCATTTGTAGTTTTTgttgagggttttgttttgtttttgcatctatattgggtctgtagttttattttcttgtgatgtctttattCTTGGTATCAGTAATACTGGCCACATAGAATAAGTTGGAGATTCCTTTTTATAATGAGCAAATATAAGGACTGGGATTCTACAGAACACATTCTACAAAACTTGGAGTTGTATAATTTATAGTCGGGATTTTGATTTGACCTAGCAAAAGAGAAGATCAAAATTGTAACAAAAATCATGAGTCctctcattaaataaaataagaatcagcAATGTCATAGAATGCTATTAAAAGATTATATGACTAGCATTAAACTTGGCTGTTTTTACTGTGATTAGTATGTAACTAAAAACCACAATTTGAGACTGTAGATTTGATAAATAACAGAAGCCTAGCataacaatgaaattaagaaataattgttAATTTATTACATATAGGCAATTTAAATGAACTAGTTAAACATGGTCTGCGTGCCTTAAGAGAGACACTTCCTGCAGAACAGGACCTGACTACAAAGGTAAGTATTGTCTTTTCCAATTGTAGATATTAACGTTACAGTTTAAACCTTTATTGCATAAATGTAATGGAGTATATATACAACACTCTTTAATTTGGGATATGATTGTCTTGGCAGATTCTTTCCCTTTAAGCTATTTGCTAAgtaatccaattttattttttaaacatttctttttggtaCAAAGCAGTAAAACCAGTAAATCTCATGCAACATGTCCTTCATTATTTTCAGCAGATTGGCATATCTTGGTATTATTtagttaacaaaaatatatatatattgagcacctaccatgtgcagGCACTTTCTaggcattaaaaatataataaacacaaCAAATACCTTTTTCTTCATGGAACGTACATCCTAGTAGGGAAAGATAGACAGTATACACATAAGtacattatatagtatattagaagaagataaatgctatgtaaaaaataaaaaagcgttaaaaggagaaagaatgacCAATTGGATATAGGTAAGTGTAATTTAAAATAGGTGGTCGAGGATATTCtcaccaagaaaatgaaatttgaggAAAAGATATAAAGAAGGTAAGTGAGTATGAGCTATGCAGATCTAGAGCAAAATTATCCTAGGAAATACAAATGCAAAGGCCCTAGTATTTAAGGCAAGGAGGCCAGTAGTGTTGGGGTCAATCAtcaagaagaggaaaagggaagaaatcaGAGAGGTAATGGAGGTCCCATAAGCCATTGTGGGTACTCTGCATTTTACTCTTGGTGGGCTGTTAAGAGTTTGAGCAGAGGAATACCATGATTTGGTTTAGGTTTTAAAACAGTCACTCTGGTTGGCATTTTAACAACagattgaggctgggcacagtggctcatgcctgtaatcccagcactttgggaggccgaggtgggtggatcacgaggtcaggagatcaagaccatcctggctaacacggtgaaaccccgtctctactaaaaatacaaaaattagccaggcttggtggcaggcgcctgtagtcccagctactcgggaggctgaggcaggagaatggcgtgaacctgggaggtggagcttgcagtgagctgagattgtgccactgcactccagcctgtccagcctgggcgacagagcgagacgccatctcaaaaaaaaaaaaaaaaaaaaaaacagattgtgggccaggcgtagtggctcatgcctgtaatcccaacactttgggaggctgaggtgggtggatcacttgaggtcaggagttcgagaccagcctggccaacaagatgaaaccctgtctctattaaaaatacaaaaactagctgggcgtggcggtgcatgcactccagcctgagtgacaaagcaaaactccatctcaaaaaaaaaaaaccagattgtAGGGGTAGATAGATAGTGGGGCTATGGGTAGAAATAGTTTTAAGGCTATTCAGGTAATTCATGTGAGAGATGATAGTGATTGGAGCAGAGTGACAGAGTTAAAGATGAAGAGTAGTGGttcaattttggatattttttgaaattacagCCAAAAAAGTTTGCTAATAGATTTGTTATAGGGTGTGAGGGGGAATGTCTCCAAGGTTTTGGGCCTAATTAATTAGAATGAAAGATTTATGATTTACTGAGGTGAAGAAGATAGTGGGAGGAACAGGTTTTAGAGTAGGCGTTGGGGAGGAAGGTCAGGCAGTCAGTTGTGGACATGGAAAATTTGAAATGCCTTTTTGTCTAATTGACGGTACAGAGTAAGCAGTTATAAGCAACATGTGGAGTTCCATGGAGAGTGGTCCAACCTACATTTCAAATTTTTGAAGTCTTTATAAAGAAATGGCATTTAGAGTCTGGACTGGAAGAGATTCCTAAAGGAATTGAATAGTTAGACAAGCATTGTGAGGACTGGACCAAGAACACTAACCTTTAGCAACTGGGAGATGAGTAGGTGTTGGCAAAAAAGACTGAGAGAGGTGGTCAAAGAAGTAGGAGGAAAACTTGGAAAATGAGGCATCTTTGGAGGCAAATGAATAAACTTTCAAGGAGGAGGGGCAGTGAAGTTGTCACTGAGGACCTGACAAGACAGCCTTAATGGAATAATAAGGCAAAAACCTGATAGTGGAAtcaggagagaatgggagacGAGGAAGTGGAGATAGCTTTTTGGAGGATATTTCTGTTGACAGTCACTCTGTCACTCTGCTCCAATCACTATCATCTCTCACATGAATTACCTGAATAGCCTGAAAACTATTTCTACCCATAGCCCCACTATCTATTTACCCCTAcaatctggttttttgtttgtttgtttgtttgtttgtttttttgagatggagtggtgactggaagaggagagaaataaattgttttgttttttaagatggaagaaATTACATCACATTTGCTGCATGATTGTGAGAGTAATCCAAGTAAATTTAGAGAAGCATTTATGAGGAAAAGTAATGGGAAAATTGTTAGAACAATGTCCTTTAATAGTACATAGGTGGAAGGGTTGGCCTTAGGAAGTTTTAATGGGAAAGGAGAGAATCTAGGGACATAGGTACAGGAAAGAGTGGATACAGTGGGAACTTGTGAAAGTTCTCTTCTAAATTGCTTCTGTTTTCGCAGTAATATAGGAACAAGGTTTTCAGCTTCAAAGAGCTTGGAGAATGTTAGAAGTGTCTAAAAGAAGGGGAGCATGAATGATGTAGAAATGGGTATGGTGGGATCCAGGAACCACTAAGGCCTACTTGAAGTTAATGATCATTAATAAAGTGAGATTAGTCAGTTTTATAAAGCCATTTTGTTATAGTGATTGGATAATTATTGTTTAATATCAATGTGAAGACTTTATAGCCtgcattatcttttttaaaaaaatgtttctagatAACATAGATCTTTGGAGTTACTCATGATAATCAAAAGTTAGTATTAATATTAAATCTGCAAATGACAAGGGTCCgctagtttccttcttttttcccctacacATAAGtggtttttaaggttttattcAAATGCTATATAAATTCTTATTCTGCTTTTTTCACCCAATATTTTATCGTATGTATTTTTTCATCCAAAttctcttattttacttttaccATATTTTACCCTTCAGAATGTTTCCATTGGAATTGTTGGTAAAGACTTGGAGTTTACAatctatgatgatgatgatgtgtctCCATTCCTGGAAGGTCTTGAAGAAAGACCACAGAGAAAGGCACAGGTATATAATCATAACACAAGAGGCTTTAGTTCTATTGTAAGCTGCTGTTCTTACCACAACTGTGTCTGtaaattttccattttgtctTAAATATTGAAATGGGCCCATAGTTCAAATGGCAACAGGAAAATTAAGAACTGAGTAAAGTTAAATATTGAAAGGGCAGTGATCTCCATAAACACAAAAAGGGGGCcaagtacggtggctcatgcctgtaatcccagcactttgggaggccaaggcgggtgaattacgaggtcaagagatggagaccatcctggccaacatggtgaaaccccgtctctactaaaaatacaaaaattagccgggcgtcatggcatgcacctgtagtcccagctactcaggaggggaggcaggagaatcgcttgaacctgggaggcagaggttgcagtgagctgagatcctaccactgccctccagcctgggtgacagagtgagactctgtctcaaaaaaaaaaaaaacacacacacacacaacaaggGAGAAGTGT is a window encoding:
- the PSMA1 gene encoding proteasome subunit alpha type-1 (The RefSeq protein has 1 substitution compared to this genomic sequence); this encodes MFRNQYDNDVTVWSPQGRIHQIEYAMEAVKQGSATVGLKSKTHAVLVALKRAQSELAAHQKKILHVDNHIGISIAGLTADARLLCNFMRQECLDSRFVFDRPLPVSRLVSLIGSKTQIPTQRYGRRPYGVGLLIAGYDDMGPHIFQTCPSANYFDCRAMSIGARSQSARTYLERHMSEFMECNLNELVKHGLRALRETLPAEQDLTTKNVSIGIVGKDLEFTIHDDDDVSPFLEGLEERPQRKAQPAQPADEPAEKADEPMEH
- the PSMA1 gene encoding proteasome subunit alpha type-1 isoform X1, with product MEAVKQGSATVGLKSKTHAVLVALKRAQSELAAHQKKILHVDNHIGISIAGLTADARLLCNFMRQECLDSRFVFDRPLPVSRLVSLIGSKTQIPTQRYGRRPYGVGLLIAGYDDMGPHIFQTCPSANYFDCRAMSIGARSQSARTYLERHMSEFMECNLNELVKHGLRALRETLPAEQDLTTKNVSIGIVGKDLEFTIYDDDDVSPFLEGLEERPQRKAQPAQPADEPAEKADEPMEH